The Paramormyrops kingsleyae isolate MSU_618 chromosome 11, PKINGS_0.4, whole genome shotgun sequence genome includes a window with the following:
- the lto1 gene encoding protein LTO1 homolog produces MALNSKSEDMFDVILLADDRFHVEGYREGYEEGTRQGLTEGRNHGGTHGAKLSLEMSFYYGFALTWKCLLQNSTEVNTHRKKLKTLETLLALLQSFPYDDAQYENLQQDITKTRAKFRQVCSLLNVLTDFREFVSTAGGLSF; encoded by the exons atggctttgaattcTAAAAGTGAAGATATGTTTGATGTTATTCTGTTGGCTGACGACAG GTTCCACGTCGAAGGTTACCGGGAAGGTTACGAGGAAGGGACCCGTCAAGGGCTAACTGAAGGAAGAAACCACGGAGGGACCCATGGAGCCAAGCTTTCACTAGAA ATGTCATTCTACTACGGATTTGCTTTGACTTGGAAATGCCTTCTTCAGAACAGCACAGAGGTCAATACACA taGGAAGAAACTCAAAACTCTGGAGACCCTGCTTGCATTACTCCAGAGCTTTCCATACGATGATGCCCAGTATGAAAATCTACAACAAGACATAACAAAGACTCGTGCAAAATTCAGACAG GTCTGTTCCCTCCTAAATGTGCTGACCGATTTCCGTGAATTTGTCAGTACAGCTGGAGGGTTGTCCTTTTGA
- the pdcd2l gene encoding programmed cell death protein 2-like: protein MAAADSQVLIGLCDVPIGKSCTSTFFTNKIGDLPDLLPAFSLRYPYCAICGSALVHVVQVYCPLGASRYHRTINVFACPQQQCSGKTESWKVLRSQCLESEIKAKSDSQRMKVKEPPMATSDWCEGADDWGIEEEEGTSASPAHNHTNTQSSFLPKLDVSYGLQALSLTEAHQSASPRPELVFPESVPIFRPYYVCVLEEGDIDEQTDMEDAHRLLREYEMREGVAVMQLESFEGQGELERYEKTDAKHGDKVFSKFMKCISLCPKQILRYSWNGSPLFITDPSSSLTQTVPPCSYCGNPRVFEFQLMPALVSLLESINSTSELLLEFGTVLVYTCRDSCWQPGRDSPAEEFVLVQKDPDHQLFSRPC, encoded by the exons ATGGCTGCGGCGGACTCCCAAGTGCTGATCGGTCTCTGCGACGTGCCGATCGGTAAAAGCTGCACGTCGACTTTTTTCACTAATAAAATCGGAGATCTACCG GACCTTCTCCCTGCATTTTCACTCCGATACCCTTATTGCGCGATCTGCGGCTCTGCTCTTGTGCACGTTGTACAGGTGTACTGCCCCCTGGGGGCGTCTCGGTATCATCGCACCATTAACGTGTTTGCTTGTCCTCAACAGCAATGCAGTGGAAAAACCGAGAG CTGGAAAGTGCTACGGTCCCAGTGCCTAGAGTCAGAGATCAAGGCAAAGAGTGACAGTCAGAGGATGAAGGTGAAGGAGCCTCCCATGGCAACCAGTGACTGGTGTGAGGGTGCAGATGACTGGGGCATCGAAGAGGAGGAAGGGACAAGCGCAAGCCCTGCACACAACCATACGAACACTCAGAGCAGCTTCCTGCCTAAGCTGGACGTTAGCTATGGGCTGCAGGCACTTTCTTTGACAGAGGCACATCAGTCTGCTTCTCCTAGGCCTGAGCTTGTGTTCCCAGAGTCTGTGCCCATCTTCAGGCCATACTATGTCTGTGTGCTGGAAGAGGGGGATATTGATGAACAAACTGACATGGAGGATGCGCATAGGCTGCTGCGCGAGTATGAAATGAGAGAGGGCGTAGCTGTAATGCAACTAGAAAG TTTTGAAGGTCAAGGCGAGTTAGAGAGATATGAAAAGACTGACGCTAAACATGGAGACAAGGTGTTCTCCAAGTTCATGAAATGTATTTCCCTCTGTCCGAAGCAAATCTTACG ATATTCTTGGAACGGGTCACCATTGTTCATCACAGATCCCAGCTCCAGTTTAACACAGACTGTCCCACCCTGCAGTTATTGTGGCAATCCTCGAGTCTTTGAGTTCCAGCTTATGCCTGCGCTGGTCAGTTTACTGGAGAGCATTAACTCGACATCAG AGCTGCTGCTAGAATTTGGGACAGTCCTGGTCTACACCTGCAGAGATAGCTGCTGGCAGCCTGGCAGAGACTCACCCGCTGAAGAGTTTGTGTTGGTCCAGAAAGACCCTGATCACCAGCTTTTCTCAAGACCTTGCTAG
- the LOC111848099 gene encoding cleavage and polyadenylation specificity factor subunit 5-like isoform X4 translates to MNYPLTNYTFGTKEPLYEKDSSVAARFQRMREEFEKIGMRRTVEGVLIVHEHRLPHVLLLQLGTTFFKLPGGELNPGEDEVEGLKRLMTEILGRQDGVKQDWVIDDCIGNWWRPNFEPPQYPYIPAHITKPKEHKKLFLVQLQEKALFAVPKNYKLVAAPLFELYDNAPGYGPIISSLPQLLSRFNFIYN, encoded by the exons ATGAA CTATCCGCTAACAAACTATACGTTTGGCACCAAAGAACCGCTATATGAGAAAGACAGCTCTGTTGCTGCCCGGTTCCAACGGATGCGTGAGGAGTTCGAGAAGATCGGCATGAGGAGGACAGTGGAGGGTGTGCTCATTGTGCATGAACACAGACTCCCACACGTGCTGCTTCTTCAGCTTGGGACCACCTTCTTCAAGCT CCCTGGTGGTGAGTTGAACCCAGGAGAGGATGAAGTGGAAGGACTCAAGCGATTAATGACAGAG ATTCTGGGACGTCAAGATGGGGTGAAACAGGACTGGGTGATTGATGACTGCATCGGAAACTGGTGGAGACCTAACTTTGAGCCTCCACAG TATCCTTATATTCCCGCTCACATTACCAAACCCAAGGAACACAAGAAGCTCTTTTTGGTTCAGCTTCAAGAGAAAG CTTTATTTGCAGTGCCCAAAAACTATAAGTTGGTGGCTGCCCCCCTGTTTGAATTGTATGATAATGCCCCTGGTTATGGACCAATCATATCCAGCCTCCCACAGCTCCTGAGCAG ATTCAACTTTATTTACAACTGA
- the LOC111848099 gene encoding cleavage and polyadenylation specificity factor subunit 5-like isoform X2, with product MAVVPPNRSSTGWPRGVNQFGNKYISAPAKPLTLERTINLYPLTNYTFGTKEPLYEKDSSVAARFQRMREEFEKIGMRRTVEGVLIVHEHRLPHVLLLQLGTTFFKLPGGELNPGEDEVEGLKRLMTEILGRQDGVKQDWVIDDCIGNWWRPNFEPPQYPYIPAHITKPKEHKKLFLVQLQEKVPKNYKLVAAPLFELYDNAPGYGPIISSLPQLLSRFNFIYN from the exons ATGGCGGTTGTGCCTCCCAACCGATCCTCGACCGGTTGGCCTCGTGGAGTCAATCAGTTTGGTAATAAATACATCAGCGCCCCAGCCAAGCCCCTGACGCTGGAGAGGACCATCAATCT CTATCCGCTAACAAACTATACGTTTGGCACCAAAGAACCGCTATATGAGAAAGACAGCTCTGTTGCTGCCCGGTTCCAACGGATGCGTGAGGAGTTCGAGAAGATCGGCATGAGGAGGACAGTGGAGGGTGTGCTCATTGTGCATGAACACAGACTCCCACACGTGCTGCTTCTTCAGCTTGGGACCACCTTCTTCAAGCT CCCTGGTGGTGAGTTGAACCCAGGAGAGGATGAAGTGGAAGGACTCAAGCGATTAATGACAGAG ATTCTGGGACGTCAAGATGGGGTGAAACAGGACTGGGTGATTGATGACTGCATCGGAAACTGGTGGAGACCTAACTTTGAGCCTCCACAG TATCCTTATATTCCCGCTCACATTACCAAACCCAAGGAACACAAGAAGCTCTTTTTGGTTCAGCTTCAAGAGAAAG TGCCCAAAAACTATAAGTTGGTGGCTGCCCCCCTGTTTGAATTGTATGATAATGCCCCTGGTTATGGACCAATCATATCCAGCCTCCCACAGCTCCTGAGCAG ATTCAACTTTATTTACAACTGA
- the LOC111848099 gene encoding cleavage and polyadenylation specificity factor subunit 5-like isoform X1, with amino-acid sequence MAVVPPNRSSTGWPRGVNQFGNKYISAPAKPLTLERTINLYPLTNYTFGTKEPLYEKDSSVAARFQRMREEFEKIGMRRTVEGVLIVHEHRLPHVLLLQLGTTFFKLPGGELNPGEDEVEGLKRLMTEILGRQDGVKQDWVIDDCIGNWWRPNFEPPQYPYIPAHITKPKEHKKLFLVQLQEKALFAVPKNYKLVAAPLFELYDNAPGYGPIISSLPQLLSRFNFIYN; translated from the exons ATGGCGGTTGTGCCTCCCAACCGATCCTCGACCGGTTGGCCTCGTGGAGTCAATCAGTTTGGTAATAAATACATCAGCGCCCCAGCCAAGCCCCTGACGCTGGAGAGGACCATCAATCT CTATCCGCTAACAAACTATACGTTTGGCACCAAAGAACCGCTATATGAGAAAGACAGCTCTGTTGCTGCCCGGTTCCAACGGATGCGTGAGGAGTTCGAGAAGATCGGCATGAGGAGGACAGTGGAGGGTGTGCTCATTGTGCATGAACACAGACTCCCACACGTGCTGCTTCTTCAGCTTGGGACCACCTTCTTCAAGCT CCCTGGTGGTGAGTTGAACCCAGGAGAGGATGAAGTGGAAGGACTCAAGCGATTAATGACAGAG ATTCTGGGACGTCAAGATGGGGTGAAACAGGACTGGGTGATTGATGACTGCATCGGAAACTGGTGGAGACCTAACTTTGAGCCTCCACAG TATCCTTATATTCCCGCTCACATTACCAAACCCAAGGAACACAAGAAGCTCTTTTTGGTTCAGCTTCAAGAGAAAG CTTTATTTGCAGTGCCCAAAAACTATAAGTTGGTGGCTGCCCCCCTGTTTGAATTGTATGATAATGCCCCTGGTTATGGACCAATCATATCCAGCCTCCCACAGCTCCTGAGCAG ATTCAACTTTATTTACAACTGA
- the LOC111848099 gene encoding cleavage and polyadenylation specificity factor subunit 5-like isoform X3, which yields MAVVPPNRSSTGWPRGVNQFGNKYISAPAKPLTLERTINLYPLTNYTFGTKEPLYEKDSSVAARFQRMREEFEKIGMRRTVEGVLIVHEHRLPHVLLLQLGTTFFKLPGGELNPGEDEVEGLKRLMTEILGRQDGVKQDWVIDDCIGNWWRPNFEPPQYPYIPAHITKPKEHKKLFLVQLQEKGSTIGLPAAIIHFGSAVFMSGD from the exons ATGGCGGTTGTGCCTCCCAACCGATCCTCGACCGGTTGGCCTCGTGGAGTCAATCAGTTTGGTAATAAATACATCAGCGCCCCAGCCAAGCCCCTGACGCTGGAGAGGACCATCAATCT CTATCCGCTAACAAACTATACGTTTGGCACCAAAGAACCGCTATATGAGAAAGACAGCTCTGTTGCTGCCCGGTTCCAACGGATGCGTGAGGAGTTCGAGAAGATCGGCATGAGGAGGACAGTGGAGGGTGTGCTCATTGTGCATGAACACAGACTCCCACACGTGCTGCTTCTTCAGCTTGGGACCACCTTCTTCAAGCT CCCTGGTGGTGAGTTGAACCCAGGAGAGGATGAAGTGGAAGGACTCAAGCGATTAATGACAGAG ATTCTGGGACGTCAAGATGGGGTGAAACAGGACTGGGTGATTGATGACTGCATCGGAAACTGGTGGAGACCTAACTTTGAGCCTCCACAG TATCCTTATATTCCCGCTCACATTACCAAACCCAAGGAACACAAGAAGCTCTTTTTGGTTCAGCTTCAAGAGAAAG GCAGCACTATAGGTCTGCCTGCAGCTATCATACACTTTGGAAGTGCAGTGTTCATGTCGGGTGATTGA